A section of the Citrus sinensis cultivar Valencia sweet orange chromosome 8, DVS_A1.0, whole genome shotgun sequence genome encodes:
- the LOC102614582 gene encoding SH3 domain-containing protein 2: MEAIRKQATKLREQVARQQQAVFKQFGGGGYGGSDNVVTDEAELHQHQRLERLYISTRAGKHFQRDIVRGVEGYIVTGSKQVEIGTKLSEDSRKYGSDNTCTSGNTLSKAALSYGRARAQMEKERGNLLKALGTQVAEPLRAMVLGAPLDDARHLAQRYDRMRQEAEAQAIEVSKRQAKVRETPGNPDLALKLDAAEVKLHDLKSNMAILGKEAAAAMAAVESQQQRLTLQRLIAMVEAERTYHQRVLQILDQLEGEMLSERQRIEAAPTAPTPSVDTMPPPPAYEEVNGIYASQTHNGSTDAMGYFLGEVVHPYQAESDVELTLSVGDYVVVRKVTNNGWAEGECKGKAGWFPFGYIERRDRVLASKMAEVF; the protein is encoded by the exons ATGGAAGCTATCAGAAAACAAGCCACAAAACTCAGAGAACAAGTCGCCCGCCAACAGCAG GCTGTCTTCAAGCAATTTGGGGGTGGGGGATATGGTGGGTCAGACAATGTTGTAACTGATGAGGCAGAGCTCCATCAGCATCAGAGACTTGAGAGGCTTTACATCTCAACGCGTGCTGGAAAG CATTTCCAAAGGGATATCGTTCGTGGTGTGGAAGGATATATTGTTACTGGGTCCAAACAAGTTGAAATAG GAACAAAGTTGTCAGAGGACAGCAGGAAATATGGTTCTGATAATACATGTACCAGTGGTAATACATTATCAAAAGCTGCACTAAGTTATGGACGAGCTCGTGCTCAAATGGAAAAGGAGCGTGGGAATTTGTTGAAAGCTTTAGGCACGCAG GTTGCTGAGCCACTGAGAGCAATGGTATTGGGAGCTCCACTGGATGATGCCCGACATCTTGCTCAACGATATGATCGAATGAGACAAGAAGCTGAAGCTCAG GCTATTGAAGTTTCCAAACGGCAAGCTAAGGTGAGGGAAACCCCAGGTAATCCGGACCTTGCTTTGAAATTAGATGCTGCAGAGGTGAAGCTACATGATTTAAAGTCGAACATGGCAATATTGGGAAAGGAAGCTGCTGCAGCAATGGCTGCTGTTGAATCTCAGCAACAGAGGCTAACTCTCCAGCGCCTTATTGCAATG gTCGAAGCAGAACGTACTTATCATCAGAGAGTCCTTCAGATACTTGATCAGCTTGAAGGCGAG ATGTTATCAGAGAGACAACGGATTGAAGCAGCTCCTACGGCTCCTACACCAAGTGTGGACACTATGCCACCACCTCCAGCATATGAAGAAGTTAATGGTATATATGCTTCTCAAACACACAATGGATCAACAGACGCCATGGGTTACTTTTTAGGAGAG GTTGTGCATCCATATCAGGCTGAATCTGATGTGGAGCTCACTTTGTCAGTCGGTGACTATGTGGTGGTTCGAAAG GTTACAAATAATGGTTGGGCTGAAGGGGAATGCAAAGGAAAAGCTGGATGGTTCCCATTTGGATACATTGAAAGAAGGGACCGCGTTCTTGCGAGCAAGATGGCTGAAGTGTTCTGA
- the LOC102577972 gene encoding squalene synthase 2 isoform X1: MGSLAAVLRHPDDLYPLLKLKMASRQAEKQIPSEPHWAFCYSMLHKVSRSFALVIQQLGTDLRNAVCIFYLVLRALDTVEDDTSIPTDVKVPILIAFHRHVYDREWHFSCGTKEYKVLMDQFHHVSTAFLELGKGYQDAIEDITKRMGAGMAKFICKEVESIDDYDEYCYYVAGLVGLGLSKLFYASGTEDLAPDSLSNSMGLFLQKTNIIRDYLEDINEIPKCRMFWPREIWSKYVNKLEDLKYEENSDKAVQCLNDMVTNALMHVEDCLKYMSVLRDHAIFRFCAIPQIMAIGTLALCYNNIEVFRGVVKMRRGLTAKVIDRTNNMTDVYLAFYDFSNILKPKINKNDPNATKTLSRVEAIQKACMDSGVLNKRKSYIIQSGLRYSSTMIVIFFIILAIIFSYLSSTRASK, encoded by the exons atggggagTTTGGCAGCGGTGTTGAGGCACCCAGATGATCTTTACCCGTTATTGAAGCTGAAAATGGCATCGAGGCAAGCTGAAAAGCAGATCCCATCTGAGCCTCACTGGGCTTTTTGTTACTCTATGCTTCATAAGGTCTCCAGAAGTTTCGCTCTCGTTATTCAACAGCTCGGTACTGACCTCAGAAACGCC GTTTgcatattttatttggttcTTCGAGCCCTCGACACTGTTG AGGATGACACCAGCATACCTACAGATGTCAAAGTGCCTATTCTGATAGCTTTTCATCGTCATGTTTATGACCGTGAATGGCATTTTTCTT GTGGTACAAAGGAATACAAAGTGCTCATGGATCAATTTCATCACGTTTCAACTGCTTTTCTGGAGCTTGGAAAAGG TTATCAGGATGCAATTGAAGATATAACCAAAAGAATGGGTGCTGGGATGGCAAAATTCATTTGCAAAGAG GTAGAGTCGATCGATGACTATGATGAATATTGTTACTATGTAGCAGGACTTGTTGGATTAGGTCTGTCCAAGCTTTTCTATGCCTCTGGGACAGAAGATCTGGCTCCAGATAGTCTTTCCAACTCGATGGGTTTATTTCTTCAG AAAACAAATATCATTCGAGATTATCTGGAAGATATTAATGAGATACCGAAGTGTCGCATGTTTTGGCCTCGTGAGATCTGGagtaaatatgttaataaactTGAG GACTTAAAATATGAGGAAAACTCTGACAAAGCAGTACAGTGCTTGAATGATATGGTCACCAATGCTCTGATGCATGTGGAAGATTGTTTGAAGTACATGTCTGTTTTAAGGGATCATGCTATATTCCGATTCTGTGCTATCCCTCAG ATCATGGCTATTGGAACACTAGCATTATGCTACAACAATATTGAAGTCTTCAGAGGTGTAGTCAAAATGAGGCGTG GACTCACCGCTAAAGTCATTGACCGAACAAACAACATGACTGATGTCTATCTTGCCTTCTATGATTTTTCCAATATTCTGAAACCCAAG ATTAACAAGAATGATCCAAATGCGACAAAAACATTGAGCAGGGTGGAAGCAATACAGAAAGCTTGCATGGACTCCGGAGTCCTAAACAAAAG AAAATCTTACATTATTCAAAGTGGGCTGCGATATAGTTCAACCATG ATTGtcatatttttcatcatactGGCCATTATTTTCTCGTACCTCTCTTCCACCCGAGCAAGCAAGTAG
- the LOC102577972 gene encoding squalene synthase 2 isoform X3 has protein sequence MDQFHHVSTAFLELGKGYQDAIEDITKRMGAGMAKFICKEVESIDDYDEYCYYVAGLVGLGLSKLFYASGTEDLAPDSLSNSMGLFLQKTNIIRDYLEDINEIPKCRMFWPREIWSKYVNKLEDLKYEENSDKAVQCLNDMVTNALMHVEDCLKYMSVLRDHAIFRFCAIPQIMAIGTLALCYNNIEVFRGVVKMRRGLTAKVIDRTNNMTDVYLAFYDFSNILKPKINKNDPNATKTLSRVEAIQKACMDSGVLNKRKSYIIQSGLRYSSTMIVIFFIILAIIFSYLSSTRASK, from the exons ATGGATCAATTTCATCACGTTTCAACTGCTTTTCTGGAGCTTGGAAAAGG TTATCAGGATGCAATTGAAGATATAACCAAAAGAATGGGTGCTGGGATGGCAAAATTCATTTGCAAAGAG GTAGAGTCGATCGATGACTATGATGAATATTGTTACTATGTAGCAGGACTTGTTGGATTAGGTCTGTCCAAGCTTTTCTATGCCTCTGGGACAGAAGATCTGGCTCCAGATAGTCTTTCCAACTCGATGGGTTTATTTCTTCAG AAAACAAATATCATTCGAGATTATCTGGAAGATATTAATGAGATACCGAAGTGTCGCATGTTTTGGCCTCGTGAGATCTGGagtaaatatgttaataaactTGAG GACTTAAAATATGAGGAAAACTCTGACAAAGCAGTACAGTGCTTGAATGATATGGTCACCAATGCTCTGATGCATGTGGAAGATTGTTTGAAGTACATGTCTGTTTTAAGGGATCATGCTATATTCCGATTCTGTGCTATCCCTCAG ATCATGGCTATTGGAACACTAGCATTATGCTACAACAATATTGAAGTCTTCAGAGGTGTAGTCAAAATGAGGCGTG GACTCACCGCTAAAGTCATTGACCGAACAAACAACATGACTGATGTCTATCTTGCCTTCTATGATTTTTCCAATATTCTGAAACCCAAG ATTAACAAGAATGATCCAAATGCGACAAAAACATTGAGCAGGGTGGAAGCAATACAGAAAGCTTGCATGGACTCCGGAGTCCTAAACAAAAG AAAATCTTACATTATTCAAAGTGGGCTGCGATATAGTTCAACCATG ATTGtcatatttttcatcatactGGCCATTATTTTCTCGTACCTCTCTTCCACCCGAGCAAGCAAGTAG
- the LOC102577972 gene encoding squalene synthase 2 isoform X2: MHVGFFFLPYSGAFPCDAEVSTNVCIFYLVLRALDTVEDDTSIPTDVKVPILIAFHRHVYDREWHFSCGTKEYKVLMDQFHHVSTAFLELGKGYQDAIEDITKRMGAGMAKFICKEVESIDDYDEYCYYVAGLVGLGLSKLFYASGTEDLAPDSLSNSMGLFLQKTNIIRDYLEDINEIPKCRMFWPREIWSKYVNKLEDLKYEENSDKAVQCLNDMVTNALMHVEDCLKYMSVLRDHAIFRFCAIPQIMAIGTLALCYNNIEVFRGVVKMRRGLTAKVIDRTNNMTDVYLAFYDFSNILKPKINKNDPNATKTLSRVEAIQKACMDSGVLNKRKSYIIQSGLRYSSTMIVIFFIILAIIFSYLSSTRASK; this comes from the exons ATGCATGTTg gatttttctttttaccctATTCTGGTGCATTTCCTTGTGATGCTGAAGTTTCAACTAAT GTTTgcatattttatttggttcTTCGAGCCCTCGACACTGTTG AGGATGACACCAGCATACCTACAGATGTCAAAGTGCCTATTCTGATAGCTTTTCATCGTCATGTTTATGACCGTGAATGGCATTTTTCTT GTGGTACAAAGGAATACAAAGTGCTCATGGATCAATTTCATCACGTTTCAACTGCTTTTCTGGAGCTTGGAAAAGG TTATCAGGATGCAATTGAAGATATAACCAAAAGAATGGGTGCTGGGATGGCAAAATTCATTTGCAAAGAG GTAGAGTCGATCGATGACTATGATGAATATTGTTACTATGTAGCAGGACTTGTTGGATTAGGTCTGTCCAAGCTTTTCTATGCCTCTGGGACAGAAGATCTGGCTCCAGATAGTCTTTCCAACTCGATGGGTTTATTTCTTCAG AAAACAAATATCATTCGAGATTATCTGGAAGATATTAATGAGATACCGAAGTGTCGCATGTTTTGGCCTCGTGAGATCTGGagtaaatatgttaataaactTGAG GACTTAAAATATGAGGAAAACTCTGACAAAGCAGTACAGTGCTTGAATGATATGGTCACCAATGCTCTGATGCATGTGGAAGATTGTTTGAAGTACATGTCTGTTTTAAGGGATCATGCTATATTCCGATTCTGTGCTATCCCTCAG ATCATGGCTATTGGAACACTAGCATTATGCTACAACAATATTGAAGTCTTCAGAGGTGTAGTCAAAATGAGGCGTG GACTCACCGCTAAAGTCATTGACCGAACAAACAACATGACTGATGTCTATCTTGCCTTCTATGATTTTTCCAATATTCTGAAACCCAAG ATTAACAAGAATGATCCAAATGCGACAAAAACATTGAGCAGGGTGGAAGCAATACAGAAAGCTTGCATGGACTCCGGAGTCCTAAACAAAAG AAAATCTTACATTATTCAAAGTGGGCTGCGATATAGTTCAACCATG ATTGtcatatttttcatcatactGGCCATTATTTTCTCGTACCTCTCTTCCACCCGAGCAAGCAAGTAG